The Megalobrama amblycephala isolate DHTTF-2021 linkage group LG13, ASM1881202v1, whole genome shotgun sequence genome contains a region encoding:
- the LOC125244228 gene encoding autotransporter adhesin BpaC-like, translating to MVFVMFFKYKCRSLMSHCVCFIPEGHSLSCYNCTSLNGTCAIQTVQTCSNGSQCVSSTEVSQYGNNTSELKFKGCADDCQSGSINTGIVKNTSSCCNTDRCNEHDAPDPSNVPNGKICFFCDGQNCTNILNCSGSEDHCFTQTEASGNQSVVGKGCISKSFCNFSTSVSNVTVIRCCEGNLCNGAANTNFTLNTMYNGDNSVTPSSMYNGDNITPSSTYNGNNSVTTSSMYNGDNITPSSTYNGNNSVTPSSTYNGNNSDTPSSTYNGDNSVTPSSTYNGDNITPSSTYNGHNSDTPSSTYNGNNSVTPSSMYNGNNSVTTSSMYNGNNSVTTSSTYNGNNSVTPSSTYNGNNSVTTSSTYNGNNSVTTSSMYNSNNSVTTSSMYNDNNSVTTSSMYNGNNSVTTSSMYNGHNSVTQNTTYSGNNSVTPSSMYNGNNSVTPSSTYNGHNSVTLNTTYNGNNSVTLSSTYYGNNSVTQNITHNVNNSVTQNITHNVNNSVTQHTTHNSAQSVTQSFLFLCCSLFSYFLLH from the exons ATGgtgtttgtaatgttttttaagTACAAATGCAGATCACTGATGTCTCACTGTGTCTGTTTTATTCCTGAAGGACACTCTCTCAGCTGTTATAATTGCACGAGTCTGAACGGTACTTGCGCAATTCAAACGGTACAAACATGCTCCAATGGATCTCAGTGTGTGAGTTCTACAGAAGTGTCACAATATG GTAATAATACTTCAGAGCTGAAATTTAAAGGTTGTGCTGATGACTGTCAAAGTGGATCCATAAACACAGGCATTGTAAAGAACACTTCTTCCTGCTGTAACACAGACCGGTGTAACGAACACGATGCTCCAG ATCCCTCTAATGTCCCCAATGGAAAGATATGTTTCTTTTGTGATGGGCAGAACTGCACAAACATATTGAACTGTTCAGGGAGTGAAGACCACTGCTTCACACAAACAG AGGCTTCCGGAAACCAATCAGTTGTTGGAAAAGGCTGTATCTCTAAATCTTTTTGTAATTTCTCAACATCGGTTAGCAATGTTACAGTCATCAGATGTTGTGAGGGGAACCTGTGTAACGGTGCTGCCAATACAAATTTCACACTGAACACCATGTATAACGGTGATAACAGCGTCACCCCGAGCTCCATGTATAACGGTGATAACATCACCCCGAGCTCCACGTATAACGGTAATAACAGCGTCACCACGAGTTCCATGTATAACGGTGATAACATCACCCCGAGCTCCACGTATAACGGTAATAACAGCGTCACCCCGAGCTCCACGTATAACGGTAATAACAGCGACACCCCGAGCTCCACGTATAACGGTGATAACAGCGTCACCCCGAGCTCCACGTATAACGGTGATAACATCACCCCGAGCTCCACGTATAACGGTCATAACAGCGACACCCCAAGCTCCACTTATAACGGTAATAACAGTGTAACCCCAAGCTCAATGTATAACGGTAATAACAGCGTCACCACGAGCTCCATGTATAACGGTAATAACAGCGTCACCACAAGCTCCACGTATAACGGTAATAACAGTGTAACCCCAAGCTCAACGTATAACGGTAATAACAGCGTCACCACGAGCTCCACTTATAACGGTAATAACAGCGTCACCACGAGCTCCAtgtataacagtaataacagCGTCACCACGAGCTCCATGTATAACGATAATAACAGCGTCACCACGAGCTCCATGTATAACGGTAATAACAGCGTCACCACGAGCTCCATGTATAATGGTCATAACAGTGTCACCCAGAACACTACGTATAGCGGAAATAACAGTGTAACCCCGAGTTCAATGTATAACGGTAATAATAGTGTCACCCCGAGCTCCACGTATAATGGTCATAACAGTGTCACCCTGAACACCACGTATAACGGTAATAACAGTGTCACCTTGAGCTCCACGTATTATGGTAATAACAGTGTAACCCAGAACATCACACATAACGTTAATAACAGTGTCACCCAGAACATCACACATAACGTTAATAACAGTGTCACCCAGCACACCACACATAACAGTGCTCAGAGTGTCACCCAGAGCTTCCTGTTCCTCTGCTGTTCTCTGTTCTCCTACTTCCTGCTGCACTGA
- the LOC125244032 gene encoding putative uncharacterized protein DDB_G0282133: MDLQISVFLLFILFTAGHSLICYNCTSLNGTSLNGTCTNQTVQTCSNGSQCESSTEVSQYGNITKFRRCADDCKNGSKNTGVLKMTSYCCNTDRCNEHDSPDPSNVTNGKTCFSCDGQNCTTKLNCSGSDDYCFTQTEASGNQSVVLKGCVSKYFCDFSTSVSNDTVIGCCEGNLCNGAANTSVTLNSTYNGNNSVTLNSTYNGNNSVTLNSTYNGNNSVTLNTMYNGNNSVTLNSTYNGNNSVTLNSTYNGNNTVTQNITHNVNNTITLNSTYNGNNSVTLNTMYNGAQSVTQSFLFLCCSLFSYFLLH; this comes from the exons ATGGATCTGCAAATCTCAGTTTTTCTTCTGTTCATTCTTTTCACTGCAG GACACTCTCTCATCTGTTATAATTGCACAAGTCTGAACGGTACAAGTCTGAACGGTACTTGTACAAATCAAACGGTACAAACATGCTCCAATGGATCTCAGTGTGAGAGTTCTACAGAAGTGTCACAATATG GTAATATTACTAAGTTTAGACGTTGTGCTGATGACTGTAAAAATGGGTCCAAGAACACAGGGGTTTTAAAGATGACTTCCTACTGCTGTAACACAGACCGGTGTAACGAACACGATTCTCCAG ATCCCTCTAATGTCACCAATGGAAAGACATGTTTCTCTTGTGATGGGCAGAACTGCACAACAAAATTGAACTGTTCAGGGAGTGATGACTACTGCTTCACACAAACAG AGGCTTCCGGAAACCAGTCAGTTGTTTTAAAAGGCTGTGtctctaaatatttttgtgatttctCAACATCGGTTAGTAATGATACGGTCATCGGATGTTGCGAGGGAAACCTGTGTAACGGTGCTGCCAATACAAGCGTCACCCTGAACTCCACATATAATGGTAATAACAGCGTCACCCTGAACTCCACGTATAACGGTAATAACAGTGTCACCCTGAACTCCACGTATAACGGTAATAACAGTGTCACCCTGAACACCATGTATAACGGTAATAACAGTGTCACCCTGAACTCCACGTATAACGGTAATAACAGTGTCACCCTGAACTCCACGTATAACGGTAATAACACTGTCACCCAGAACATCACACATAACGTTAATAACACTATCACCCTGAACTCCACGTATAACGGTAATAACAGTGTCACCCTGAACACCATGTATAACGGTGCTCAGAGTGTCACCCAGAGCTTCCTGTTCCTCTGCTGTTCTCTGTTCTCCTACTTCCTGCTGCACTGA